A portion of the Leifsonia sp. EB41 genome contains these proteins:
- a CDS encoding ammonium transporter — protein sequence MAATSEQVDTLLLFVCGALTLLVPFGLAFFVGGLGGRSTTSRALKFALTGTAATILLGVAGGYGMIAGRPLLAHVLGAPSFDLAAGFGAASHRPDLYALAKAGAILAAAAVSVAIVGVAVASRITLRAWLVFTVLWSVLVLYPAGYAVFALDDGWATGVLGVIDFGGALPIGVAAGAAAAGVILACGRGEHRPPEQRSFPAIAIGGTLLWVGWLGLVVGSEGAVDSFTGLIAINAFIASAGGCLAWMVVDRVLLRRPTTVSALCGAFSGLVAITPAAGVLTAGWSLLLGAIAAVACATMVDLAARARFGASMALIVIVTVASMVGLLYLGLFAAGGGMVDSGNFDLFTAQAIAGFSVLIGSFVVSLLLALALRFTVGLTRIRYRATSEPTPRRDRATVPAGGAED from the coding sequence ATGGCCGCCACGAGCGAGCAGGTCGACACCCTGCTGCTGTTCGTCTGCGGGGCGCTGACGCTGCTCGTCCCGTTCGGCCTCGCGTTCTTCGTCGGCGGGCTCGGCGGGCGCTCCACGACCTCCCGGGCTCTCAAGTTCGCTCTGACCGGCACGGCGGCGACCATCCTGCTCGGGGTGGCGGGCGGCTACGGGATGATCGCCGGACGGCCGTTGCTGGCTCACGTGCTCGGCGCTCCGTCGTTCGACCTCGCCGCCGGCTTCGGGGCGGCGTCGCACCGGCCCGACCTGTACGCGCTGGCCAAGGCGGGGGCGATCCTCGCGGCGGCCGCGGTGTCGGTCGCGATCGTAGGCGTCGCCGTCGCGTCGCGGATAACGCTGCGCGCCTGGCTGGTCTTCACGGTGCTCTGGTCGGTGCTGGTGCTGTACCCGGCGGGCTACGCCGTGTTCGCGCTCGACGACGGCTGGGCGACCGGCGTGCTCGGCGTGATCGACTTCGGGGGAGCGCTGCCGATCGGCGTGGCCGCGGGAGCGGCGGCCGCCGGCGTCATCCTGGCGTGCGGGCGCGGCGAGCACCGGCCTCCGGAGCAGCGCAGCTTCCCGGCCATCGCCATCGGCGGGACGCTCCTCTGGGTCGGCTGGCTCGGGCTGGTGGTCGGGTCGGAGGGGGCGGTGGACTCCTTCACCGGCCTGATCGCGATCAACGCGTTCATCGCCTCCGCCGGGGGCTGCCTGGCCTGGATGGTCGTGGACCGGGTGCTGCTGCGGCGGCCCACCACGGTGAGTGCGCTCTGCGGTGCCTTCTCCGGGCTCGTGGCGATCACACCGGCGGCCGGAGTGCTGACCGCCGGCTGGTCGCTGCTGCTCGGCGCCATCGCCGCGGTGGCGTGCGCGACCATGGTCGACCTGGCCGCGCGGGCGCGGTTCGGCGCGTCGATGGCGCTGATCGTCATCGTGACGGTCGCGAGCATGGTCGGCCTGCTCTACCTCGGGCTGTTCGCAGCGGGCGGCGGGATGGTGGACAGCGGGAACTTCGACCTGTTCACGGCCCAGGCGATCGCGGGATTCTCGGTGCTGATCGGCTCGTTCGTCGTGTCGCTGCTGCTGGCGCTCGCGCTGCGCTTCACGGTGGGCCTCACCCGGATCCGCTATCGTGCCACGAGTGAGCCGACTCCTCGACGCGATCGCGCGACTGTTCCGGCCGGCGGCGCGGAAGACTGA
- a CDS encoding ammonium transporter, whose product MVLHTAADYASTGTVNALWLLVAAALVLLMTPGVAFFYGGMVRAKSVVSMMMMSFGAMAIVGVLWVVYGYGLAFGTPLIPHVLGTPDWFLSSLMGKDGMTPDLGGLAFAGFQATFAIITVALISGAIADRAKFGAWMVFAGVWVTVVYFPVAFWVFNLSQGWIASVLHVNDFAGGTAVHINAGAAGLALALVLGKRVGFQKGMSKPHNVPLTLLGAALLWFGWFGFNAGSEAAVDGVAAIAWINTLAAPAAATIGWLIVEKIKDGKPTSIGAASGAVAGLVAITPACNILTPGFAILLGLVAGAVCAVAIDLKFKLGFDDSLDVVGIHLIGGIIGTLWIGVFGFTHIDGDATKPFSSLWYGGSLVQLGAQAIGAFSVLIYSFVLAYAIGWVIQKTMGFRIKNEDELAGVDTVVHGEEGYSLETV is encoded by the coding sequence ATGGTGTTGCACACAGCAGCGGACTACGCATCGACAGGGACCGTCAACGCCCTGTGGCTGCTCGTCGCCGCCGCCCTCGTCCTGCTGATGACCCCCGGTGTCGCGTTCTTCTACGGCGGCATGGTCCGCGCGAAGAGCGTCGTCTCCATGATGATGATGAGCTTCGGCGCGATGGCCATCGTCGGCGTCCTGTGGGTCGTCTACGGCTACGGCCTCGCGTTCGGGACGCCGCTCATCCCGCACGTGCTCGGCACGCCGGACTGGTTCCTGTCCAGCCTGATGGGCAAGGACGGCATGACCCCCGACCTCGGCGGCCTCGCGTTCGCCGGGTTCCAGGCCACCTTCGCCATCATCACGGTGGCCCTGATCTCCGGCGCCATCGCCGACCGCGCCAAGTTCGGCGCCTGGATGGTCTTCGCCGGTGTCTGGGTGACGGTCGTCTACTTCCCGGTCGCGTTCTGGGTGTTCAACCTGTCGCAGGGCTGGATCGCCTCCGTCCTGCACGTGAACGACTTCGCGGGTGGCACGGCGGTGCACATCAACGCCGGTGCGGCCGGCCTCGCCCTGGCGCTGGTGCTCGGCAAGCGCGTTGGCTTCCAGAAGGGCATGAGCAAGCCGCACAACGTGCCGCTGACCCTCCTCGGTGCTGCGCTGCTGTGGTTCGGCTGGTTCGGCTTCAACGCCGGATCGGAGGCCGCGGTCGACGGCGTCGCCGCGATCGCCTGGATCAACACCCTTGCCGCCCCGGCCGCCGCGACCATCGGCTGGCTGATCGTCGAGAAGATCAAGGACGGCAAGCCGACCTCCATCGGTGCGGCGTCGGGCGCGGTCGCCGGCCTGGTCGCGATCACCCCGGCCTGTAACATCCTGACCCCGGGCTTCGCGATTCTGCTCGGCCTGGTCGCCGGCGCGGTCTGCGCCGTCGCGATCGACCTCAAGTTCAAGCTCGGCTTCGACGACTCGCTCGACGTGGTCGGCATCCACCTCATCGGCGGCATCATCGGAACGCTGTGGATCGGTGTCTTCGGCTTCACCCACATCGACGGCGACGCCACCAAGCCGTTCTCCAGCCTCTGGTACGGCGGGAGCCTGGTGCAGCTCGGAGCGCAGGCCATCGGCGCCTTCAGCGTCCTGATCTACTCCTTCGTCCTGGCCTACGCGATCGGCTGGGTCATCCAGAAGACGATGGGCTTCCGGATCAAGAACGAGGACGAACTGGCCGGCGTCGACACCGTCGTGCACGGCGAGGAGGGCTACTCGCTCGAGACGGTGTGA
- the zapE gene encoding cell division protein ZapE, whose translation MTIETTGALPRLADRSPAITGAEIATSLVPPSQFEHATFDSYRPDHDYPSQSEAVATLKLFAKSWEPQRPAGLFSRSRRKVEAMKPGVYLDGGFGVGKTHLLAALWHEAPGPKYFGTFIEYTALVGALGYAGAVDLLRGSTLICIDEFELDDPGDTMMMTRMLGELVASGTRIAATSNTPPNALGEGRFAASDFLREIQSLSANFQTLRIDGLDYRRRDTSGAAVSVDAEQYDRMLSALAARGETATSDTFDGLIAHLATVHPSRYIKMLDGVDVIGLADVHVLHDQMAALRLVAFIDRVYDAEIPVVQTGTPLSEVFDDEMLGGGYRKKYLRSVSRMIALTAGELPPHDE comes from the coding sequence ATGACGATCGAGACGACCGGAGCCCTGCCCCGCCTCGCGGACCGCTCGCCGGCGATCACCGGCGCCGAGATCGCGACGAGCCTGGTGCCGCCGTCGCAGTTCGAGCACGCCACTTTCGACTCGTACCGGCCGGACCACGACTACCCGTCGCAGTCGGAGGCCGTGGCCACCCTCAAGCTGTTCGCCAAGTCGTGGGAGCCGCAGCGCCCGGCCGGGCTGTTCAGCCGCAGCCGCCGCAAGGTGGAGGCCATGAAGCCGGGCGTGTACCTGGACGGCGGCTTCGGCGTCGGCAAGACCCACCTCCTCGCCGCGCTGTGGCACGAGGCTCCCGGGCCCAAGTACTTCGGCACGTTCATCGAGTACACCGCGCTGGTCGGCGCGCTCGGCTACGCGGGCGCGGTCGACCTCCTGCGCGGCTCCACCCTGATCTGCATCGACGAGTTCGAGCTCGACGACCCGGGCGACACCATGATGATGACCCGGATGCTGGGCGAGCTGGTCGCCTCCGGCACCCGCATCGCCGCCACGAGCAACACGCCCCCGAACGCGCTCGGCGAAGGCCGGTTCGCCGCGAGCGACTTCCTGCGCGAGATCCAGTCGCTCTCCGCCAACTTCCAGACTCTGCGCATCGACGGACTCGACTACCGCCGGCGCGACACTTCCGGGGCGGCGGTCAGCGTCGACGCCGAACAGTACGACCGGATGCTCTCGGCACTCGCCGCCCGCGGCGAGACGGCCACGAGCGACACGTTCGACGGCCTCATCGCGCACCTCGCCACCGTGCACCCGTCGCGCTACATCAAGATGCTCGACGGCGTCGACGTCATCGGGCTGGCCGACGTCCACGTGCTCCACGACCAGATGGCGGCCCTCCGGCTCGTCGCGTTCATTGACCGCGTGTACGACGCGGAGATCCCCGTCGTGCAGACCGGGACGCCGCTCAGCGAGGTCTTCGACGACGAGATGCTGGGCGGCGGGTACCGCAAGAAGTACCTGCGCTCGGTGTCGCGCATGATCGCCCTCACCGCGGGCGAGCTGCCGCCGCACGACGAGTAG
- a CDS encoding sulfurtransferase: protein MAIAPDPSTDFAGYAHPERLVGTDWLAEHLGEPGLVVVESDEDVLLYETGHIPGSVKIDWHTDLNDPVVRDYVSPERFAELLGAKGVSRDTTVVIYGDKNNWWAAYALWVFTLFGHEDVRLLDGGRDKWIAEGRELTRETPTPAPVEYPVVERDDHTIRAFKDDVLAHLGKPLIDVRSPEEYSGERTEIPGYPTEGALRAGHIPSAASVPWARAAAPDATFKRRADLEAIYLGDAGLKPGDEVVAYCRIGERSSHTWFVLTHLLGFENVRNYDGSWTEWGSAVRVPIVTGTEPGEVPAR, encoded by the coding sequence ATGGCCATCGCCCCCGACCCCTCGACCGACTTCGCCGGCTACGCGCACCCCGAACGGCTGGTGGGCACCGACTGGCTGGCCGAGCACCTCGGCGAGCCCGGCCTGGTCGTGGTGGAGTCCGACGAGGACGTGCTGCTCTACGAGACCGGCCACATCCCCGGCTCGGTCAAGATCGACTGGCACACCGACCTCAACGATCCCGTGGTCCGCGACTACGTCAGCCCGGAGCGGTTCGCCGAGCTGCTCGGCGCCAAGGGCGTCTCCCGCGACACCACCGTCGTCATCTACGGCGACAAGAACAACTGGTGGGCCGCCTACGCCCTGTGGGTCTTCACGCTGTTCGGCCACGAGGACGTCCGCCTCCTCGACGGCGGCCGCGACAAGTGGATCGCGGAGGGCCGCGAGCTCACCCGCGAGACGCCGACTCCGGCCCCGGTCGAGTACCCGGTCGTGGAGCGCGACGACCACACCATCCGCGCCTTCAAGGACGACGTGCTCGCCCACCTGGGCAAGCCCTTGATCGACGTCCGCTCCCCCGAGGAGTACAGCGGCGAGCGCACCGAGATCCCCGGCTACCCCACCGAGGGCGCGCTGCGCGCCGGCCACATCCCGTCGGCCGCCTCCGTCCCGTGGGCGCGCGCCGCCGCGCCGGACGCGACCTTCAAGCGCCGCGCCGACCTGGAGGCCATCTACCTCGGCGACGCCGGCCTGAAGCCCGGCGACGAGGTGGTGGCGTACTGCCGCATCGGCGAGCGCTCCAGCCACACCTGGTTCGTGCTGACCCACCTGCTCGGCTTCGAGAACGTCCGCAACTACGACGGCTCGTGGACCGAGTGGGGCTCGGCCGTGCGCGTCCCCATCGTGACGGGGACTGAGCCGGGCGAAGTCCCCGCACGCTGA
- a CDS encoding SufE family protein: protein MTALTGTLAEIRDDFQALEQNDRLQLLLEFSDELPDLPERYRDHPDLLERVEECQAPVYIFVEVDEHDIVHLFATAPQEAPTTRGFASILVQGLAGLTADEVLAVPDDFPNTLGLTQAVSPLRLRGMSALLGRAKRQVRAKVKA, encoded by the coding sequence ATGACCGCCCTCACCGGCACGCTCGCCGAGATCCGCGACGACTTCCAGGCGCTGGAGCAGAACGACCGCCTCCAGTTGCTGCTGGAGTTCTCCGACGAGCTGCCCGACCTTCCGGAGCGCTACCGCGACCACCCGGACCTGCTGGAGCGGGTCGAGGAGTGCCAGGCGCCGGTGTACATCTTCGTGGAGGTGGACGAGCACGACATCGTCCACCTCTTCGCCACGGCCCCCCAGGAGGCCCCCACCACCCGCGGTTTCGCCTCGATCCTCGTGCAGGGCCTCGCCGGGCTCACGGCCGACGAGGTGCTCGCGGTGCCGGACGACTTCCCGAACACCCTCGGCCTCACGCAGGCCGTGTCGCCGCTGCGCCTCCGCGGGATGTCGGCGCTGCTGGGGCGCGCCAAGCGGCAGGTGCGGGCGAAGGTCAAGGCGTAG
- a CDS encoding S66 peptidase family protein: protein MSAPHRPVVPPAARPGDRVAVLSPSFAAPARWPAVHEQALRRLEELTGLVPVEYPTTRQLGATPEERARDVNAAFADPGIRAVLATIGGDDQLRVIPHLDREAVLADPKPFLGYSDNTSLLNWLWSAGVAGFYGGSTQVNLGPGPRVHDIHLRSLRAALLGGDPIELTDPGESEDFGTDWGDPRALTETGEREPTEGFAWAGPARSVTGTTWGGCLEVVDWILLADRFPFPPSALEGAVLLVETSELTPPAHWVSYTLRALGERGLLAPLAGVLAARPPVSTFEHRPDASERTRLRDAQRDAVIETVAEYNQEAVVCVGVPFGHTSPQWIVPYGGRVTLDGESRRVFADYRRG, encoded by the coding sequence GTGAGCGCGCCGCACCGCCCGGTCGTGCCGCCTGCGGCGCGGCCGGGGGACAGGGTCGCCGTGCTGTCGCCGTCGTTCGCGGCGCCCGCGCGCTGGCCGGCCGTGCACGAGCAGGCGCTGCGCAGGCTGGAGGAGCTGACAGGGCTGGTGCCGGTCGAATACCCGACCACCCGCCAGCTCGGTGCGACGCCCGAGGAGCGGGCGCGGGATGTGAACGCCGCCTTCGCGGACCCCGGCATCCGCGCGGTGCTGGCGACCATCGGCGGCGACGACCAGCTCCGGGTGATCCCGCACCTCGACCGGGAGGCCGTGCTGGCCGACCCGAAGCCGTTCCTCGGCTACAGCGACAACACCAGCCTCCTGAACTGGCTCTGGTCGGCGGGCGTCGCCGGGTTCTACGGCGGCAGCACACAGGTGAACCTGGGGCCGGGGCCGCGCGTCCACGACATCCACCTGCGTTCGCTGCGCGCCGCCCTGCTCGGCGGCGACCCGATCGAGCTGACCGACCCGGGCGAGTCGGAGGACTTCGGGACCGACTGGGGCGATCCGCGCGCCCTGACCGAGACCGGGGAGCGCGAGCCGACCGAGGGGTTCGCGTGGGCGGGACCTGCGCGCAGCGTCACGGGCACGACATGGGGCGGCTGCCTCGAGGTCGTGGACTGGATACTGCTCGCCGACCGCTTCCCGTTCCCGCCGTCGGCGCTGGAGGGCGCTGTGCTGCTGGTCGAGACGAGCGAGCTGACGCCGCCGGCGCACTGGGTGAGCTACACGTTGCGCGCCCTGGGCGAACGCGGGCTGCTCGCGCCGCTCGCGGGGGTGCTCGCGGCGCGGCCCCCGGTGAGCACGTTCGAGCACCGGCCGGACGCATCCGAGCGCACGCGGCTCCGGGACGCGCAGCGGGACGCCGTCATCGAGACCGTCGCCGAGTACAACCAGGAGGCGGTGGTGTGCGTCGGCGTGCCGTTCGGGCACACCTCGCCGCAGTGGATCGTGCCCTACGGCGGGCGGGTCACCCTCGACGGCGAGAGCCGCCGGGTGTTCGCCGACTACCGCCGCGGCTGA
- a CDS encoding alpha/beta hydrolase family protein, whose translation MASTSSGSGGNGALGKAIGVGAAVAGGIALVAAATAAYAVARVARTVITPVRRRPQREFVRGVDEALGTITLKRTPDSAMPGRFGLWFGSESGYAKLGGLLETTDGSVVRELERIHFGELGPGRARISGYYYLEPEELGLPVESVVIETDLGQAPAWVFPADGAAVGDRWVIQVHGWGASRQEGLRAVPTFHAAGYTCLLASYRNDGDAPESADRRYGLGGTEWRDIDAAIRFAAERGARSIVLMGWSMGGAVVLQTVTRSENLDLVSGVVLESPVVDWIDTLEFQANMLRLPDAIAQGAMRLIASNWSGPITGLGAPIDLRSMDFVARAADLSLPMLILHSQDDGFVPDSASRALAAARSDIVTFVPFTVALHTKLWNYDEAKWSAAVREWLDERA comes from the coding sequence ATGGCGAGCACGAGCAGCGGATCGGGCGGGAACGGGGCACTCGGGAAGGCGATCGGCGTCGGCGCGGCCGTCGCCGGAGGAATCGCGCTGGTCGCGGCGGCGACCGCCGCCTACGCGGTGGCGCGGGTCGCCAGGACGGTGATCACGCCGGTCCGCCGCCGGCCGCAGCGCGAGTTCGTGCGCGGAGTGGACGAGGCGCTCGGCACCATCACCCTCAAGCGGACGCCGGACTCGGCGATGCCGGGGCGTTTCGGGCTGTGGTTCGGCTCGGAGTCGGGCTACGCCAAGCTCGGCGGCCTCCTGGAGACCACGGACGGCAGCGTCGTCCGCGAGCTGGAGCGCATACACTTCGGCGAGCTCGGGCCCGGACGCGCGCGGATCAGCGGGTACTACTACCTAGAGCCGGAGGAGCTCGGGCTGCCGGTGGAGAGCGTGGTGATCGAGACCGACCTCGGGCAGGCGCCGGCGTGGGTGTTCCCGGCGGACGGCGCTGCTGTCGGCGACCGCTGGGTCATCCAGGTGCACGGCTGGGGCGCGTCGCGGCAGGAGGGGCTGCGCGCGGTCCCGACGTTCCACGCCGCCGGCTACACCTGCCTCCTGGCTTCCTACCGCAACGACGGCGACGCCCCCGAGAGCGCCGACCGCCGCTACGGCCTCGGCGGCACCGAGTGGCGCGACATCGACGCCGCGATCCGGTTCGCCGCGGAGCGCGGCGCGCGCTCGATCGTGCTCATGGGCTGGTCGATGGGCGGCGCCGTGGTGCTGCAGACGGTCACCCGCTCCGAGAACCTCGACCTGGTGAGCGGCGTTGTGCTGGAGTCGCCGGTCGTCGACTGGATCGACACGCTCGAGTTCCAGGCGAACATGCTGCGCCTCCCCGACGCGATCGCCCAGGGCGCGATGCGGCTCATCGCCTCCAACTGGAGCGGGCCGATCACCGGGCTGGGCGCCCCGATCGACCTGCGCAGCATGGACTTCGTGGCGCGGGCGGCCGACCTCAGCCTCCCGATGCTCATCCTGCACAGCCAGGACGACGGCTTCGTGCCGGACTCGGCCTCGCGTGCGCTCGCCGCCGCACGTAGCGACATCGTGACGTTCGTGCCGTTCACGGTCGCGCTGCACACCAAGCTCTGGAACTACGACGAGGCGAAGTGGTCGGCGGCCGTCCGGGAGTGGCTGGACGAGCGCGCGTGA
- a CDS encoding DUF3000 domain-containing protein, whose translation MPGDPHQPREPHLPREFAAALESIRAAKSRPELVITEIPAPAQLAPYSIALAADVRPARHGDDSDLGTGRFILLYDPDEPEAWGGPFRIVCFAQAPLETDIGLDPFLADVAWSWLVDALDARHAKYTAASGTATKIISTGFGELAAQGDGAQIELRASWSPLETDIAAHVEGWGELLCMLAGLPPTGEGVSLLSTRRTPRG comes from the coding sequence CTGCCCGGGGACCCGCACCAGCCCAGGGAGCCGCACCTGCCCAGGGAGTTCGCGGCGGCGCTGGAATCCATCCGCGCTGCGAAGTCGCGGCCCGAGCTCGTGATCACCGAGATCCCGGCTCCGGCCCAGCTCGCCCCGTACTCCATCGCACTCGCGGCCGATGTGCGGCCCGCGCGGCACGGCGACGACTCGGATCTCGGCACCGGACGCTTCATCCTGCTCTACGACCCCGACGAGCCGGAGGCCTGGGGCGGCCCGTTCCGCATCGTCTGCTTCGCGCAGGCGCCACTGGAGACCGACATCGGGCTCGACCCGTTCCTCGCCGACGTCGCGTGGTCGTGGCTGGTCGACGCACTCGACGCCCGGCACGCCAAGTACACCGCGGCAAGCGGCACTGCGACCAAGATCATCTCCACCGGCTTCGGCGAGCTCGCCGCCCAGGGCGACGGCGCCCAGATCGAGCTGCGCGCCTCCTGGAGCCCGCTGGAGACCGACATCGCCGCCCACGTGGAGGGCTGGGGCGAGCTGCTGTGCATGCTCGCCGGCCTGCCGCCGACGGGCGAAGGGGTGAGCCTGCTGAGCACGAGACGGACACCGCGTGGCTGA
- a CDS encoding HRDC domain-containing protein: MADHTVIDTRDGYHRALDLIVAGEGPIAVDAERASGFRYSQRAYLIQMFRRGSGTFLFDPPAVGRFDELNEAIAGDEWVLHAATQDLTCLREVGLDPVSIFDTELAARLLGMPRVGLGTVVEELLGIHLAKEHSAADWSTRPLPEPWLQYAALDVELLPDLRDAISGLLVEAGKTDIARQEFADELTRELVVTRHEPWRRLSGIHSIRGLRNLAAARELWLSRDALAQQLDVAPGRLVPDASLTAAAKAMPESKRALAAMREFTGRASRTELDRWWGAIEAGRTTDDLPVLRGTGDSLPPPRAWADRNPDADARLKAARAALTAVAEELSLPLENLLTPDTLRRVAWAPPADVTPSTVGDALAQHGARRWQIEATAQSIAQAFVESSQTPGDASEAAS; the protein is encoded by the coding sequence GTGGCTGATCACACCGTCATCGACACGCGCGACGGCTACCACCGCGCCCTCGACCTCATCGTCGCGGGCGAGGGGCCGATCGCGGTCGACGCCGAGCGGGCGAGCGGCTTCCGCTACTCCCAGCGCGCGTACCTCATCCAGATGTTCCGGCGCGGCTCGGGCACCTTCCTCTTCGACCCGCCCGCGGTCGGCCGGTTCGACGAGCTCAACGAGGCGATCGCCGGCGACGAGTGGGTGCTGCATGCGGCGACCCAGGACCTCACCTGCCTGCGCGAGGTCGGGCTCGACCCGGTCAGCATCTTCGACACCGAGCTCGCCGCGCGCCTGCTCGGGATGCCGCGCGTCGGCCTCGGCACCGTCGTGGAGGAGCTGCTCGGCATCCACCTCGCCAAGGAGCACAGCGCCGCCGACTGGTCGACCCGCCCGCTGCCCGAGCCGTGGCTGCAATATGCCGCCCTCGACGTCGAGCTGCTGCCCGACCTGCGCGACGCGATCTCCGGGCTGCTCGTGGAGGCCGGCAAGACCGACATCGCCCGGCAGGAGTTCGCCGACGAGCTCACCCGCGAGCTCGTCGTCACGCGCCACGAGCCGTGGCGGCGGCTGTCCGGCATCCACTCGATCCGGGGCCTCCGCAACCTCGCCGCCGCGCGCGAGCTGTGGCTCAGCAGGGACGCGCTCGCCCAGCAGCTCGACGTCGCGCCCGGCAGGCTCGTCCCGGACGCCTCCCTGACCGCCGCCGCCAAGGCGATGCCGGAGTCCAAGCGCGCCCTCGCCGCCATGCGCGAGTTCACCGGCCGCGCCAGCCGCACCGAACTGGACCGCTGGTGGGGCGCGATCGAGGCCGGCCGCACCACCGACGACCTCCCCGTCCTGCGCGGCACCGGCGACAGCCTCCCGCCGCCCCGGGCCTGGGCCGACCGCAACCCGGACGCCGACGCCCGGCTCAAGGCCGCGCGCGCCGCCCTGACGGCCGTGGCCGAGGAGCTCTCGCTCCCGCTGGAGAACCTGCTCACGCCCGACACGCTGCGCCGCGTCGCCTGGGCACCGCCGGCGGACGTCACGCCGTCGACCGTCGGCGACGCGCTCGCCCAGCACGGCGCGCGGCGCTGGCAGATTGAGGCAACCGCACAGTCGATCGCCCAGGCCTTTGTGGAAAGCAGCCAAACGCCCGGCGACGCCTCCGAAGCCGCTTCGTAG